From the genome of Planctomycetia bacterium, one region includes:
- a CDS encoding zinc-binding dehydrogenase, which produces MPETGFVAAMTGVRQPFQLVEYPVPDPEPGAILVKVTQANICGSDLHLWRGEYIPSDTGRSNFRSVGHEMCGEVARLGEGVMTDSTGKPLKVGDRIAYRYFVACGRCRACLRGFTPRCPHGMRFRHPPDVWPHFNAAYGQYYYLRPGQVVFKIPEGVPEDLAAPANCALAQVVYSFYLAKVGVGDHVVVQGAGGLGVLAAAVAKERGAASVTVIDGIDDRLVLAKEFGADHLIDLKQHNSSQSRIQRVKQLTDGWGADVVLEVVGKAAAVPEGVEMLGNGGTYAMVGCICGGDVCSFDPSSLVLPGKNVLGIMWYDAPSLLFSLEFLAKHQQKYPFHKLISHRYPLSAINDAFEAQDAGLAQRSALLPWAK; this is translated from the coding sequence ATGCCAGAAACCGGATTCGTTGCAGCCATGACAGGAGTACGTCAACCGTTTCAACTGGTTGAGTATCCTGTTCCTGATCCGGAACCTGGCGCGATACTGGTGAAGGTTACGCAGGCCAACATCTGTGGCAGCGATCTGCATCTCTGGCGAGGCGAGTACATTCCTAGCGACACAGGCCGCAGCAACTTTCGCAGTGTTGGCCACGAGATGTGTGGCGAAGTGGCCAGGCTGGGTGAAGGCGTTATGACCGATTCAACGGGCAAGCCACTCAAGGTGGGTGACCGTATCGCATATCGTTACTTTGTCGCATGTGGCAGATGCCGGGCTTGTCTGCGTGGTTTCACGCCACGTTGTCCGCATGGCATGCGGTTTCGTCATCCGCCCGATGTCTGGCCTCACTTCAATGCAGCGTATGGACAGTACTATTATCTGCGCCCCGGGCAGGTGGTGTTCAAGATACCTGAAGGCGTTCCTGAAGATCTGGCAGCACCTGCCAACTGCGCGCTGGCCCAGGTGGTCTACAGTTTCTATCTGGCAAAGGTGGGAGTAGGCGATCATGTGGTGGTGCAAGGCGCTGGAGGGCTGGGTGTACTTGCAGCTGCGGTGGCCAAGGAACGTGGCGCTGCCAGCGTTACGGTAATAGATGGCATTGATGATCGATTGGTACTCGCGAAAGAGTTTGGCGCCGATCATCTCATTGATCTGAAGCAGCACAACAGTTCGCAATCACGCATCCAACGTGTCAAGCAACTGACCGATGGTTGGGGTGCAGATGTTGTTCTGGAAGTGGTGGGTAAAGCAGCAGCAGTTCCCGAAGGTGTCGAGATGCTCGGCAACGGCGGCACTTATGCCATGGTAGGCTGCATCTGTGGTGGCGATGTCTGTTCGTTTGATCCATCGAGCCTGGTGCTGCCCGGCAAGAATGTTCTGGGCATCATGTGGTACGATGCACCGAGCCTGTTGTTTTCACTCGAGTTCCTGGCCAAGCATCAACAGAAATATCCGTTCCACAAGCTGATTTCACATCGTTATCCGCTGAGCGCGATTAATGATGCGTTTGAAGCACAGGATGCGGGGTTGGCGCAGCGATCAGCTTTGTTGCCGTGGGCAAAGTAA
- a CDS encoding dihydrodipicolinate synthase family protein has protein sequence MTTKLTGLVAATHTPMSASGELNLSIIEKQAEFLLQLGIKSVFIGGTTGESHSLTVVERLALAQRWSEVVRSTGQRLIVHVGANCLADARMLAAQAQTLGASAIAALSPSYFKPKSLDTLIACCAEFADAAPQTPFYFYDIPVLTGVSFPMSDFLRLATERIPNLAGIKFTNPDLMAYQNCLQVEHGRYDIPWGVDEYLLAALSLGAVGGVGSSYNFAAPIYHRMMAAFERGDLETARREQFRSVQLIELLAGFGYMGAAKAVMGFLGVEVGPPRLPNVALDQVQMNQLRTGLDRLGFFDWIQKG, from the coding sequence ATGACTACGAAGCTGACGGGACTGGTGGCAGCCACACATACGCCCATGAGTGCCAGTGGTGAGTTGAATCTCAGCATCATCGAAAAGCAGGCTGAGTTTCTGTTACAACTGGGAATCAAATCGGTCTTTATTGGTGGCACCACGGGGGAAAGCCATTCCTTGACGGTGGTGGAGCGATTGGCACTGGCCCAGCGATGGAGCGAAGTAGTCCGCAGCACCGGACAGCGATTGATTGTTCATGTGGGAGCGAATTGCCTGGCCGATGCCCGTATGCTGGCTGCCCAGGCACAGACGCTGGGCGCCTCCGCCATCGCAGCCTTATCCCCCAGTTATTTCAAACCGAAGTCGCTGGATACACTGATTGCCTGCTGTGCAGAGTTTGCTGATGCAGCGCCGCAGACGCCTTTCTACTTTTACGACATACCCGTGCTGACTGGTGTATCGTTCCCGATGTCGGATTTTCTTCGCCTGGCTACCGAGCGTATCCCAAACCTGGCAGGCATCAAGTTCACCAACCCGGATCTGATGGCATACCAGAACTGCCTGCAGGTGGAGCATGGCCGGTATGACATCCCCTGGGGCGTGGACGAGTATCTGCTGGCGGCACTGTCGCTGGGAGCGGTGGGCGGCGTGGGCAGCAGTTATAACTTTGCTGCGCCGATCTATCATCGCATGATGGCAGCGTTTGAACGTGGTGATCTGGAAACAGCCCGCCGGGAACAGTTTCGCTCGGTGCAGTTGATCGAGTTGCTGGCCGGGTTTGGTTACATGGGTGCCGCCAAGGCGGTCATGGGCTTTCTGGGGGTAGAGGTCGGTCCACCACGCTTGCCGAATGTTGCGCTGGATCAGGTGCAGATGAATCAGTTGCGTACGGGGTTGGATCGTCTGGGTTTTTTCGACTGGATACAGAAAGGGTAG
- a CDS encoding galactose oxidase, with protein MKPFLILFTLLTSTCILADDWKQLATMPGKEGFAGTFAGVSQGKLLVAGGANFPEAKPWAGGKKRWYASIFILDQPDGRWRNAGKLPRSLGYGISVTHATGIICAGGSDGQRHYADAFRLESHAEHVIISSLPALPKPLAYACAAIVGEVLYVAGGQEKPDANSTVKNVWNFDLTADFTNWKEVEGFPGTGRMLAVAASFDGAFWLIGGVDLVTDKNGKIERHYLKDAYRYDPSKGWTRVADLPHPVAAAPSPCPTDVNGFTILGGDDGSQVSINPEKHTGFNSTVLHYDAKSGTWSATGKLPAPRVTVPCVNWNKAWVMPSGEVRPGVRSPEVWMYSPGKKP; from the coding sequence ATGAAACCATTCCTGATTCTGTTCACGCTTCTGACAAGTACCTGCATACTGGCAGACGACTGGAAGCAGCTGGCAACGATGCCGGGTAAGGAGGGTTTTGCAGGGACCTTTGCCGGGGTCAGTCAGGGTAAACTGCTGGTTGCTGGTGGTGCCAATTTCCCTGAAGCGAAACCCTGGGCAGGTGGCAAGAAGCGCTGGTATGCCAGCATATTCATACTGGATCAGCCCGATGGGAGGTGGCGGAATGCAGGGAAGCTACCTCGTTCTCTGGGTTATGGCATCAGTGTAACTCATGCAACGGGTATCATTTGTGCTGGTGGCAGCGATGGGCAGCGGCATTATGCCGACGCTTTTCGATTGGAAAGCCATGCTGAGCATGTGATCATCAGCAGCCTGCCGGCATTACCGAAGCCGCTGGCGTATGCCTGTGCAGCTATCGTGGGTGAAGTGCTCTATGTTGCCGGGGGACAGGAGAAACCAGATGCGAACAGCACAGTGAAGAATGTGTGGAACTTTGACCTCACAGCCGATTTTACCAACTGGAAAGAGGTTGAAGGATTTCCCGGAACAGGGCGCATGCTGGCGGTGGCAGCCAGTTTCGATGGAGCATTCTGGTTGATAGGCGGTGTCGATCTGGTCACAGACAAGAACGGCAAAATCGAGAGACACTATTTGAAAGATGCCTACCGGTATGATCCTAGCAAAGGGTGGACGCGCGTCGCAGACCTGCCTCATCCCGTGGCGGCGGCGCCTTCGCCTTGCCCAACTGATGTAAACGGTTTCACCATTCTCGGCGGTGATGATGGCAGCCAGGTCAGCATCAATCCAGAGAAGCATACTGGTTTCAACAGCACTGTCTTGCATTATGATGCGAAATCAGGTACGTGGAGTGCAACAGGCAAGCTGCCTGCACCACGGGTAACCGTGCCTTGCGTCAACTGGAACAAGGCATGGGTGATGCCGAGCGGTGAAGTGCGACCGGGGGTTCGCTCGCCGGAAGTCTGGATGTATTCGCCTGGAAAGAAACCATGA
- a CDS encoding AGE family epimerase/isomerase: MDVATPEGCQALASFYRHALLDDVIPFWLRHGIDREHGGFLSALDRDGTVIDTDKSIWIQGRGAWMFATLYNTVEKKSEWLEATRSGVEFLRRHGSCGDKLYFTVTREGKPLRMRRYVYSESFAAIASAAYARSTGEAQAAEEAVRYFETYLHHSFDAGVMPPKVEPATRPMMGIGPLMIGIATAQELRENLGDVVVRQRTCTEWIDWAIDRIERYFLKHEHEAVMEIVGPAGEILNHFDGRQLNPGHAIEAAWFILHEERLRTDQRLIQLGLTMLDWMWKRGWDEELGGLFYFRDLHHLPVQEYWHDMKFWWPHCEAIIATLLAWQLTGDKKYARWHNMVHAWSFQHFPDAEFGEWFGYLHRDGRLSTRLKGNLWKGPFHLPRMLWYCWRLLENHSKHLGQQP; the protein is encoded by the coding sequence TTGGATGTAGCCACACCTGAGGGCTGTCAAGCTCTCGCTTCGTTTTACCGTCATGCCCTGCTCGATGATGTAATTCCCTTCTGGCTGAGGCATGGAATAGACCGTGAACACGGTGGATTTCTCTCCGCACTTGACCGCGATGGCACGGTGATCGATACCGACAAGTCGATCTGGATTCAGGGTCGAGGAGCGTGGATGTTTGCAACGCTCTACAACACGGTTGAGAAAAAAAGTGAATGGCTGGAAGCTACCCGCAGTGGCGTGGAATTTCTTCGTCGTCATGGCAGCTGCGGGGACAAGCTTTACTTCACTGTTACACGTGAAGGCAAGCCGTTACGGATGCGTCGGTATGTTTACAGTGAATCATTCGCTGCCATTGCCAGTGCCGCTTATGCACGTTCCACCGGCGAGGCGCAGGCTGCTGAGGAGGCAGTCAGATATTTTGAAACGTATCTGCATCATTCGTTCGATGCAGGTGTGATGCCGCCCAAGGTGGAACCTGCCACCCGGCCGATGATGGGCATTGGCCCGCTGATGATCGGCATCGCCACCGCGCAGGAACTTCGCGAAAACCTGGGTGATGTGGTTGTCAGGCAACGCACGTGTACCGAATGGATTGACTGGGCCATCGACCGCATCGAGCGTTACTTTCTCAAGCACGAACATGAAGCAGTGATGGAAATAGTTGGGCCTGCGGGAGAAATCCTCAACCATTTTGACGGCAGGCAACTGAACCCCGGCCATGCTATTGAAGCAGCATGGTTCATTCTTCACGAAGAGCGACTCCGAACCGACCAGCGTCTCATCCAACTCGGCTTAACCATGCTGGACTGGATGTGGAAGCGGGGCTGGGATGAAGAGCTTGGCGGTCTCTTCTATTTTCGCGACCTGCATCATCTGCCCGTGCAGGAATACTGGCATGACATGAAATTCTGGTGGCCACATTGTGAGGCCATCATCGCAACGCTTCTGGCATGGCAACTCACTGGTGATAAGAAATATGCCCGCTGGCACAACATGGTGCATGCGTGGAGCTTTCAGCATTTCCCCGATGCTGAGTTCGGCGAGTGGTTTGGCTATCTTCATCGTGATGGCCGTCTGTCAACCCGACTCAAAGGCAATCTGTGGAAAGGACCTTTTCACCTGCCTCGGATGTTGTGGTACTGTTGGAGGCTGTTGGAAAATCACAGTAAGCACCTGGGACAACAACCATGA
- a CDS encoding DUF1501 domain-containing protein, translated as MHQHGHAFGLFDPHTREGLTYSTRRNFLKAGLAGLGGLTVPGLLQHRAQAIEKGKRSPGQKSVILLWMTGGPSHIDTWDPKPTRPLQNRGPFGVIRTNVPGVFICEHLPKQAAMMDHFTLIRSVDARNSNHEPNRVFQTGHLEAEPRLNPVGHLYPAIGSIISKYRGANAPGMPAYVSFHKSRSHVAFGGYLGMEFDPFPGNLAASLPIYTDVGKDSGKVTQANLFRGAKGITTADMTQRLSLSQQLDVLRREIDDSGAMSAMDRYQQQAVELVLGGKARAAFNLDLEPAKVREQYGKHLWCQQALLARRLVQAGVAFVTLDLSYHSASGTWDTHGDNIPPYGGISKGLKPLLPLFDHLLTTLVSDLKAHDLLDDVLVIAMGEFGRTPIMGTQESTDGRDHWPVVASMCLAGGGLRHGQVIGETEHDGGAIKSNPVTPGDLAATIYQYMGVPLDATYLDNTGRPRPIIEIGKPVKELF; from the coding sequence ATGCATCAGCATGGTCATGCTTTCGGGTTGTTCGATCCCCATACGCGGGAAGGGTTGACGTATTCCACCCGGCGGAATTTTCTGAAGGCAGGTTTAGCCGGCTTGGGTGGATTGACGGTACCAGGATTGTTGCAGCACCGGGCACAAGCCATCGAAAAGGGCAAACGCAGTCCAGGGCAGAAAAGTGTCATACTGCTCTGGATGACGGGTGGCCCCAGCCACATTGATACGTGGGATCCCAAACCGACGCGGCCACTGCAGAACCGTGGGCCGTTCGGCGTCATCCGCACCAATGTGCCCGGCGTATTCATCTGCGAACATCTGCCTAAACAGGCGGCGATGATGGATCACTTCACGCTGATCCGCTCGGTGGATGCTCGCAACAGCAATCACGAACCAAACCGCGTGTTTCAGACCGGGCACCTGGAAGCGGAGCCTCGCTTGAACCCGGTCGGGCATCTTTATCCTGCTATCGGTTCGATTATTTCGAAGTATCGCGGGGCCAATGCACCGGGGATGCCTGCATATGTTTCGTTTCACAAATCACGGTCGCATGTTGCCTTCGGCGGCTACCTCGGCATGGAGTTTGATCCGTTCCCCGGCAACCTGGCAGCGAGTCTGCCTATCTATACAGATGTGGGCAAAGATTCCGGCAAGGTAACGCAGGCTAATCTGTTTCGAGGAGCGAAGGGGATTACTACGGCGGACATGACGCAGCGGCTGAGTTTGTCGCAACAGCTAGATGTGCTTCGCAGGGAGATTGATGATAGTGGGGCCATGAGTGCGATGGATCGCTATCAGCAGCAGGCGGTGGAACTGGTGCTGGGCGGCAAGGCACGAGCCGCGTTCAATCTCGATCTGGAGCCTGCCAAAGTTCGCGAGCAGTACGGCAAACATCTCTGGTGCCAGCAGGCACTGCTCGCTCGTCGACTGGTGCAGGCTGGGGTTGCCTTTGTCACGCTCGATTTGAGTTACCATTCCGCTTCGGGCACGTGGGATACGCATGGCGACAATATTCCGCCGTATGGAGGCATTAGTAAGGGACTCAAGCCGCTTTTGCCTTTATTTGATCATCTGCTGACGACGCTAGTCAGCGATTTGAAAGCCCACGATCTGCTCGATGATGTGCTGGTAATTGCGATGGGCGAGTTTGGCCGCACTCCAATCATGGGTACGCAGGAAAGTACCGATGGGCGCGACCATTGGCCTGTAGTTGCATCCATGTGCTTGGCAGGAGGCGGCTTGCGGCATGGACAAGTGATTGGTGAGACAGAACACGACGGTGGAGCTATCAAGAGCAATCCGGTAACCCCCGGCGACCTGGCCGCAACCATCTACCAGTACATGGGAGTGCCACTCGATGCGACCTATCTGGATAACACGGGGAGACCGCGGCCGATTATTGAGATTGGCAAGCCGGTAAAGGAGTTGTTTTAG
- a CDS encoding PEP-CTERM sorting domain-containing protein — protein MKRFVYLTSLTLLLIQSSASAQVTTFYGDSNAFPRDLTVPLSTQASFLSFIGASGTNNFDSYTPFLPPPGAMGFPGLPTTVSTDATFVGIDTQQQGSFSVSAPQFLSSSLILDINGQPIGANLVTSFVFSDRINAFGAFFVNVGDLSNSNVLSITLQDGVAGTPRNFLINSGTPFQGRNFDATFYYGIHDAVPFDRVFINATSNQEGYIFDNITINAVPEPATYVLIAGIGLAGYATHRYRRNRLKKMGELSLKAAK, from the coding sequence GTGAAGCGATTTGTATACCTGACAAGCCTCACCTTGTTGCTGATCCAAAGCAGCGCATCGGCTCAAGTCACCACTTTTTATGGTGATAGCAATGCCTTCCCCCGCGATTTGACCGTGCCCCTTTCCACTCAGGCTTCTTTCCTTAGTTTCATTGGAGCATCAGGTACCAACAACTTCGACAGTTATACACCATTTTTGCCGCCTCCCGGTGCGATGGGTTTCCCTGGTCTTCCGACAACTGTTTCCACCGATGCCACGTTTGTTGGTATTGATACGCAGCAACAAGGTTCCTTCTCGGTTTCTGCTCCCCAGTTTCTTTCCAGCAGTCTGATTCTGGATATTAATGGACAGCCTATCGGGGCCAATCTGGTGACCAGTTTCGTCTTCAGCGATCGCATCAATGCCTTCGGTGCCTTCTTCGTGAACGTAGGCGACTTGAGCAATTCGAACGTGCTCAGCATCACCTTGCAGGATGGAGTTGCAGGCACACCAAGAAACTTTCTGATCAACAGTGGCACTCCCTTCCAGGGACGAAACTTCGATGCCACCTTCTACTATGGCATCCACGATGCAGTGCCGTTCGACCGCGTCTTCATCAATGCCACCTCCAATCAGGAAGGTTACATCTTCGACAATATCACCATCAATGCAGTGCCCGAACCTGCTACCTATGTCCTCATCGCCGGCATCGGCCTGGCTGGTTACGCCACCCACCGCTATCGCCGCAATCGCCTGAAGAAGATGGGCGAGTTGTCACTGAAAGCAGCAAAATAA
- a CDS encoding MFS transporter: protein MGSAQPNTTSVSRTAWLVVVLLMPVALLNYLDRQMLASMQPSVMASIPSLGGAANREELWGIMLGQFKWVYAVFSLVGGYVADRFSRRFTICASLFVWSGVTWWTGQVTTYQELLWARSLMGISEAFYIPAALALITDHHTGHTRSRAVGLHQLAIYLGVIVGGFGGYAAADPNIGWRMVFTVCGIVGMLYAVPLVLLLREPRQAQEQPSMPRLSPFHAVRELLSSFSFILLVLYFTLPAMAGWVVRDWMPAILLKRFSIPQGQAGVAATLPWQLAAILGVVAGGWLADRWMKTSQRGRIYVSAIGMCLIVPAIFGVGNAGTLTMAILFLILFGIGWGFFDCNNMPILSQIVRPELRATGYGIMNFVSISMGGVADWGFGILHDRQVPLNVIFGAFASTAIVSIVLVLLIRPRKDL from the coding sequence ATGGGTTCTGCACAACCAAACACCACTTCTGTTTCCCGCACCGCCTGGTTGGTGGTAGTGTTGCTGATGCCGGTGGCTCTGCTGAATTATCTCGACCGGCAGATGCTGGCCTCGATGCAGCCTTCAGTGATGGCCTCCATTCCGAGCCTGGGTGGAGCTGCCAACCGGGAGGAACTCTGGGGCATTATGCTCGGGCAGTTCAAATGGGTGTATGCCGTCTTCAGCCTGGTGGGTGGATATGTGGCAGATCGATTCAGCCGACGTTTTACCATCTGTGCGAGTCTGTTTGTGTGGTCGGGCGTGACATGGTGGACGGGACAGGTGACCACCTATCAGGAACTGCTCTGGGCACGCTCCCTAATGGGTATCAGTGAAGCATTCTATATTCCTGCGGCACTTGCCTTGATTACCGATCATCACACCGGCCATACACGTTCACGCGCTGTCGGGCTACACCAGTTGGCGATCTACCTTGGCGTAATCGTGGGTGGGTTCGGCGGTTATGCAGCGGCTGATCCCAACATAGGTTGGCGGATGGTGTTCACCGTTTGCGGCATCGTCGGGATGCTGTATGCCGTTCCACTGGTTTTGCTGCTGCGGGAACCGCGTCAGGCACAGGAACAACCATCCATGCCACGCCTTTCGCCGTTCCATGCAGTCCGGGAGTTGTTGTCTTCCTTTTCGTTTATCCTGCTGGTTCTCTACTTCACACTGCCAGCGATGGCGGGGTGGGTGGTGCGCGACTGGATGCCTGCCATTCTTCTGAAGCGTTTTTCAATCCCTCAGGGACAGGCAGGGGTAGCTGCCACGCTGCCCTGGCAACTGGCAGCGATCCTGGGCGTGGTGGCTGGGGGTTGGCTTGCCGATCGCTGGATGAAGACCAGCCAGCGTGGCCGGATTTATGTCAGCGCCATCGGCATGTGCCTGATTGTGCCCGCCATCTTTGGTGTGGGAAATGCAGGTACGTTAACTATGGCGATCCTGTTTCTCATTCTGTTTGGCATAGGCTGGGGCTTTTTCGACTGCAACAACATGCCTATCCTCTCGCAGATTGTGCGGCCTGAGTTGCGGGCGACCGGTTATGGCATCATGAACTTTGTCAGTATCAGCATGGGTGGAGTGGCCGACTGGGGATTTGGCATTTTGCATGACCGGCAGGTTCCGCTGAATGTGATCTTCGGAGCGTTTGCCAGCACTGCTATCGTTTCGATTGTACTGGTACTTCTGATCCGTCCGCGGAAGGATTTGTAA
- a CDS encoding nucleoside deaminase — MPLSDLRDPRHPFHLFHMEMALEEAEQAREEDEVPVGAVIVSLDRGVIARAHNQREQLHDPTAHAEMIALTQAAQALQHWRLLNCILYVTLEPCPMCAGAVVQARLPMLVYGATDAKAGACHSLYELTNDARLNHRVEVLAGVQAGACGGILSEFFRKKRLRMN, encoded by the coding sequence ATGCCATTAAGCGATCTGCGTGATCCACGGCATCCGTTTCACCTGTTCCACATGGAGATGGCGCTGGAAGAAGCAGAACAGGCGCGTGAAGAGGATGAAGTACCAGTGGGTGCTGTCATCGTCTCGCTGGATCGGGGTGTGATTGCCCGGGCGCACAATCAGCGGGAACAGTTGCATGACCCGACGGCCCATGCGGAGATGATTGCCCTCACTCAGGCGGCGCAGGCGCTGCAACACTGGCGACTTCTCAACTGCATTTTGTATGTGACACTCGAACCATGCCCGATGTGTGCCGGTGCAGTGGTGCAGGCGCGCTTGCCAATGCTGGTGTATGGAGCCACAGATGCCAAAGCAGGAGCGTGTCATTCGCTGTATGAGCTAACCAATGACGCGAGGCTGAATCATCGAGTGGAAGTGCTGGCAGGCGTGCAGGCGGGGGCATGTGGCGGGATTCTATCAGAGTTCTTCCGCAAGAAACGCTTGCGGATGAACTGA
- a CDS encoding DUF1559 domain-containing protein has translation MKRRHGFTLIELLVVIAIIALLMALLLPAIQRVREAANKMICASNLRQIAIAIHHFHNDYERLPPGILGPSGNITPAQAQYVGTLPFLLPYLEKDNLYKRFANVPSAGVNLALNQGDAFWWTRSACYGVAQSRLKMFYCPSDDVASSDIFSLILMIYADQGNFPAFARFAPGDELVGRTNYLGVAGLGGSFNVTVLAPNPLGLTPAPTFGGYEGVMLNRVKVTLGQMTVQDGTSNTLMFGEGLGGNGVGQRGSAYAWFGAGGMGTGLGLGKGNTGGVDAGGAAYWRFSSRHTAGVQFAFGDASVRTVRFGNTAWLGFGPVKNDWALLQQLAGRRDGYINDTSSILE, from the coding sequence ATGAAGCGTCGCCACGGATTTACGTTGATAGAACTTCTGGTGGTAATTGCCATCATAGCATTGCTGATGGCTCTACTGCTCCCCGCCATTCAGCGGGTTCGTGAAGCTGCGAACAAGATGATCTGTGCCAGCAATCTGCGGCAGATCGCTATTGCAATCCACCATTTCCACAATGATTACGAACGCCTGCCACCGGGAATACTAGGGCCCTCGGGCAACATCACCCCAGCACAAGCTCAATATGTAGGTACCCTGCCTTTCCTACTTCCTTATCTGGAGAAGGATAATCTTTACAAGCGGTTTGCGAATGTGCCATCAGCTGGTGTTAACCTGGCATTGAATCAGGGCGATGCATTCTGGTGGACACGGTCTGCCTGTTATGGCGTTGCACAATCGCGACTGAAAATGTTTTACTGCCCATCGGATGATGTTGCTTCATCGGACATTTTCTCTCTGATCCTGATGATTTATGCAGATCAGGGAAACTTCCCGGCCTTCGCCCGTTTTGCTCCCGGTGATGAACTGGTAGGTCGCACGAATTATCTGGGTGTAGCCGGCCTGGGTGGCAGTTTCAATGTTACGGTGCTGGCACCTAATCCTCTGGGACTGACTCCGGCACCAACCTTTGGTGGCTATGAAGGGGTGATGCTTAACCGGGTGAAAGTCACACTAGGTCAGATGACTGTGCAGGATGGCACCAGTAACACGCTGATGTTTGGCGAAGGCCTGGGGGGCAACGGCGTGGGCCAGCGTGGTTCAGCCTACGCCTGGTTTGGTGCAGGCGGCATGGGCACTGGCCTGGGGCTGGGCAAAGGTAACACAGGTGGAGTCGATGCAGGCGGTGCTGCTTACTGGCGGTTCTCCAGCCGACATACCGCCGGTGTACAGTTTGCGTTCGGCGATGCCTCAGTGCGAACCGTGAGGTTTGGCAACACAGCCTGGCTGGGCTTTGGCCCGGTGAAAAATGACTGGGCCCTGCTGCAGCAACTGGCTGGCCGACGTGATGGTTACATCAACGATACTTCGTCAATTCTGGAATAA
- a CDS encoding sulfatase-like hydrolase/transferase has translation MRMISLVIMLLLLQTVQSGEPTRPNILFLFADDQRADTIAALGNRHIKTPNLDRLVQRGISFDQAYMQGGMHGATCIPSRAMLLSGRSLFHIDERLKQHPTWPYAFGQAGYTTFITGKWHNNADSIPFSFQQARSIFAGGMTNPLQAKLIHLEQGKMTAPQLAPKHACEVFADEAIRFISQHQGSPFLCYVPFDAPHDPHIVPDDFPVHYDPASLPVPANFLPQHPFDNGEMVVRDEKLLPWPRTPQQIREMLAEYYRYVSHLDAQVGRILDALEKSPHASNTIVVFAADSGVARGSHGLIGKQNLYEHSIRVPLIITGPGIATGQQTQAMCYLFDVFPTLGELCRVKAPFTSQGISLLSVLRDPRQSARSELLFAYRQYQRAIRQGQWKLIRYPKVNIIQLFNLQTDSDEKHNLSLQPEQAVRVAGMSAQLARLQKAFDDKEPLQVEKPLPAAWSPLVPGNANRK, from the coding sequence ATGCGAATGATTTCCCTGGTTATCATGCTGCTCCTTTTGCAAACCGTGCAGAGTGGGGAACCCACAAGGCCTAACATCCTCTTCCTCTTCGCCGACGATCAGCGGGCCGATACCATTGCAGCCCTGGGCAACAGGCATATCAAAACACCGAACCTCGATCGGCTGGTGCAGCGAGGCATCAGTTTTGATCAGGCCTACATGCAGGGAGGCATGCATGGCGCCACCTGCATTCCGTCCCGTGCCATGCTGCTTTCCGGCAGGTCACTCTTTCACATCGATGAACGTCTGAAACAACATCCGACCTGGCCCTATGCCTTCGGGCAGGCAGGATACACCACATTCATCACCGGCAAATGGCACAACAACGCTGATTCCATCCCGTTCAGTTTTCAGCAGGCCCGTTCCATCTTTGCAGGCGGCATGACTAATCCCTTGCAGGCAAAGCTCATTCATCTGGAACAGGGAAAAATGACAGCGCCTCAGTTGGCACCCAAACACGCCTGCGAAGTCTTTGCCGATGAAGCTATCCGGTTCATTTCACAGCATCAGGGTAGTCCGTTTCTCTGCTATGTGCCCTTCGATGCACCTCATGATCCGCACATCGTGCCCGATGATTTTCCAGTTCACTATGATCCCGCCAGCCTGCCAGTACCTGCCAACTTTCTTCCTCAGCATCCCTTTGATAATGGGGAAATGGTGGTGCGTGATGAAAAGCTGTTACCTTGGCCACGCACACCACAGCAGATCAGGGAGATGCTGGCAGAGTACTATCGCTATGTTTCGCATCTCGATGCCCAGGTAGGTCGCATTCTCGATGCTCTCGAAAAATCGCCTCACGCATCCAACACCATTGTGGTATTCGCTGCTGATTCCGGCGTAGCCCGTGGCAGCCACGGGCTGATCGGCAAGCAGAACCTCTACGAGCATTCCATTCGCGTGCCACTTATCATCACCGGTCCGGGGATTGCCACCGGCCAGCAAACGCAGGCTATGTGCTATCTTTTCGATGTGTTTCCCACCCTGGGCGAACTCTGTCGGGTGAAAGCACCTTTCACCAGCCAGGGCATATCACTGTTATCGGTACTGCGTGATCCCAGGCAAAGTGCTCGCTCAGAATTACTCTTCGCCTACCGCCAGTATCAACGTGCCATCAGGCAGGGACAATGGAAACTCATCCGCTATCCAAAGGTCAATATCATTCAACTGTTCAATCTTCAAACCGATTCTGATGAAAAACACAATCTGTCGCTGCAACCTGAGCAGGCAGTGCGTGTTGCCGGTATGTCAGCACAATTAGCCAGGCTGCAGAAAGCGTTCGATGACAAAGAACCTTTGCAGGTTGAAAAGCCTCTGCCTGCAGCATGGTCTCCTCTTGTACCTGGAAATGCCAACAGGAAATAA